A window from Oscillospiraceae bacterium encodes these proteins:
- a CDS encoding 4'-phosphopantetheinyl transferase superfamily protein has translation MVEKVRIIQEPLFKLYIGKDRQEVYNLFISENFQKEPELFKNEKGKPYIKNSNIFFNISHSGQYVVLAQSSYEIGVDIQKHKKQNLDVARRFFAKSEYEHLMSVNDKNKEFFRLWTLKESYMKALGKGFSLPMCDFEIKFENDKPFIEGCKFFEYTFIEDFSLAVCVKNL, from the coding sequence ATAGTGGAAAAAGTACGTATAATACAGGAGCCGTTGTTTAAGCTTTATATAGGGAAAGACAGGCAAGAGGTTTATAACTTATTTATAAGTGAAAACTTCCAAAAAGAGCCTGAACTTTTCAAAAATGAAAAAGGAAAGCCCTACATCAAAAACAGCAATATCTTTTTTAATATTTCCCATTCCGGTCAGTATGTTGTATTGGCACAGAGCAGTTATGAAATAGGTGTTGATATACAAAAGCATAAGAAACAGAATTTAGATGTAGCACGCCGTTTTTTTGCAAAATCTGAATATGAGCATTTAATGTCTGTCAATGATAAAAATAAAGAATTTTTCAGACTTTGGACCTTAAAGGAAAGCTATATGAAGGCATTGGGAAAGGGTTTTTCACTTCCAATGTGCGATTTTGAAATTAAATTTGAAAATGATAAGCCTTTTATTGAGGGCTGTAAATTTTTTGAATATACATTTATTGAAGATTTTTCTTTAGCAGTTTGCGTTAAAAACTTATGA
- a CDS encoding SAM-dependent methyltransferase, which yields MNVKLTPRLLKIAQLVRSGKRVCDIGTDHAYLPVYLIENGICPSCVAADVAKGPLKSAEKTIEGCNLTDKISTVLSDGFDNVSPDSFDDCVIAGMGGELIADIIERADFLKDNNRKLILQPMSSIFEMRYYLYHNGFTITDAHIAAEGHRLYYIAEVIFKKQNEPFSEHFCPCLLKHMDKNEQKYLDLQLEKTKKIILGLEKTKNTDELEFMYQRFNFLKSIKEAL from the coding sequence ATAAATGTGAAGCTGACACCGAGATTGCTTAAAATTGCACAGCTTGTAAGAAGCGGCAAAAGAGTCTGCGATATAGGTACAGACCACGCTTATCTTCCCGTTTATCTTATTGAGAACGGTATTTGCCCCTCCTGTGTTGCGGCAGATGTGGCAAAAGGACCTTTGAAAAGCGCAGAAAAAACTATTGAAGGCTGTAATTTAACCGATAAAATTTCTACTGTTTTATCTGACGGGTTTGACAATGTTTCTCCCGACAGCTTTGATGATTGTGTTATTGCAGGAATGGGCGGAGAGCTTATCGCTGATATTATAGAGCGTGCTGACTTTTTAAAAGACAACAATCGCAAGCTTATTTTACAGCCTATGAGCAGTATTTTTGAAATGAGATATTATTTATATCATAACGGCTTTACAATAACTGATGCTCATATAGCCGCCGAGGGCCACCGTCTTTATTATATTGCCGAGGTTATTTTCAAAAAACAAAACGAGCCTTTTTCGGAGCATTTTTGTCCCTGTCTTTTAAAGCATATGGACAAAAACGAGCAAAAATACTTAGATTTACAGCTTGAGAAAACAAAAAAAATTATTTTAGGCTTAGAAAAAACAAAAAATACAGATGAGCTTGAATTTATGTATCAGAGATTTAATTTCCTTAAAAGCATTAAGGAGGCTTTATGA